A part of Gramella sp. MAR_2010_147 genomic DNA contains:
- the topA gene encoding type I DNA topoisomerase, with amino-acid sequence MAKNLVIVESPAKAKTIEKFLGTDYKVASSFGHIADLPTKEIGVDTEGDFTPKYVVSKDKKDVVRKLKGLAKDAEMVWLASDEDREGEAIAWHLAEELKLKKEKTKRIVFHEITKSAILRAIENPRSIDYNLVNAQQARRVLDRLVGYELSPVLWRKVKGGLSAGRVQSVAVRLIVEREREITDFNPQASYRIDAEFSTEEGKSFKAKIPKNFETKEEAEKFLKDNIGANFKVADLTTKPAKKNPAPPFTTSTLQQEAARKLYFSVGKTMTLAQRLYEAGHITYMRTDSVNLSEDARKGAKEEILKAYGEKYSKTRQFKGKSKGAQEAHEAIRPTGFQKHSISGERDQQRLYDLIWKRAIASQMSDAQLERTNVKIEADKHDNQFTANGEVLKFDGFLKVYLEGSDDEDEEQSGMLPALKVQQELNSDYITATERFTRPPYRYTEASLVKKLEELGIGRPSTYAPTISTVQSRNYIEKGSVDGTERDYVQYELKNDKLSEKKLTETVGSDKGKLVPTATGMVVNDFLVNHFSNILDYNFTANVEESFDDIAEGNKEWTAMMKEFYKDFHPHVQDVAKNAEREVGERILGEDPESGKPVSVRLGKFGPMVQIGSVEDEEKPRFASLSPDQNMETLTYEEAMDLFQLPKKLGEYKGEAVEVNNGRYGPYVRFGKKFVSLEKGEDPLNVDFERAMELVKEKEKADAPIYEYKEMPVQKGVGRFGPYLKWNNMFINVNKKYDFDNLSDNDIEQLIEDKLQKERDKLIQHWEEEGIRVEKARWGRFNVIKGKTKVELPKTTKADELTLEEVKEIIEKNTKKKKPAKKKSTAKKSTSKKTTKKTTKKK; translated from the coding sequence ATGGCTAAGAATTTAGTGATTGTTGAGTCTCCTGCGAAGGCTAAAACTATTGAAAAATTTCTAGGAACCGACTATAAAGTTGCTTCCAGCTTTGGACATATAGCCGATTTACCAACCAAGGAAATTGGGGTAGATACCGAAGGGGATTTTACGCCTAAATATGTTGTGTCCAAAGATAAGAAGGACGTAGTTAGGAAGCTTAAAGGACTTGCCAAGGATGCGGAAATGGTATGGCTGGCAAGTGATGAAGACCGTGAGGGAGAAGCGATTGCCTGGCATTTGGCAGAGGAGCTAAAGCTAAAGAAGGAAAAGACGAAACGTATTGTTTTTCATGAGATCACCAAATCTGCAATTCTTCGTGCAATTGAAAATCCTAGGAGTATAGATTATAATTTGGTAAACGCTCAGCAAGCAAGACGAGTTCTTGATAGATTGGTGGGGTATGAACTTTCGCCGGTTTTATGGAGAAAAGTGAAAGGCGGGCTTTCAGCAGGTCGTGTTCAATCGGTAGCTGTAAGGCTTATTGTGGAGAGAGAACGCGAAATTACAGATTTTAATCCGCAGGCCTCTTATAGAATAGATGCCGAATTTTCTACAGAAGAGGGGAAGTCTTTTAAGGCTAAGATCCCTAAGAATTTTGAAACAAAAGAAGAAGCTGAAAAGTTTCTAAAAGATAATATTGGTGCTAATTTTAAGGTTGCCGATCTTACCACTAAACCGGCAAAGAAAAATCCGGCACCTCCATTTACCACATCAACGCTTCAACAGGAAGCAGCGAGAAAATTATATTTTTCAGTAGGAAAAACCATGACCCTGGCGCAGCGTTTATATGAAGCTGGTCATATTACCTATATGAGAACCGATAGTGTTAACCTTTCCGAAGATGCTAGAAAGGGAGCTAAAGAAGAAATTCTTAAGGCTTACGGTGAAAAGTATTCAAAAACACGTCAGTTTAAAGGGAAATCTAAAGGTGCCCAGGAGGCTCACGAAGCGATACGGCCTACCGGATTTCAAAAGCACTCTATTTCAGGAGAGCGGGATCAGCAACGTTTGTACGATCTTATCTGGAAACGAGCGATTGCTTCTCAAATGAGTGATGCGCAGTTGGAAAGAACCAATGTTAAGATTGAAGCAGATAAGCATGACAATCAATTTACTGCAAATGGGGAGGTTTTGAAATTTGATGGCTTCTTAAAAGTGTATCTGGAAGGAAGCGATGATGAAGATGAAGAGCAAAGCGGAATGTTGCCCGCACTAAAAGTTCAGCAGGAGCTAAATAGCGATTATATTACCGCAACCGAAAGATTTACAAGACCACCTTATAGATATACTGAAGCTTCTTTGGTTAAGAAACTGGAAGAACTGGGTATTGGTAGACCTTCTACCTATGCACCAACGATTTCTACTGTTCAGAGTAGAAATTATATCGAAAAAGGTTCAGTAGATGGTACAGAGAGGGATTATGTGCAATATGAACTGAAAAATGATAAGCTTTCTGAGAAAAAATTAACCGAAACCGTTGGTAGCGATAAAGGAAAGCTGGTTCCCACTGCTACAGGAATGGTAGTGAACGACTTTCTTGTAAATCACTTTTCGAACATTCTCGATTATAATTTCACGGCAAACGTTGAAGAAAGCTTTGATGATATTGCTGAAGGAAATAAGGAGTGGACGGCAATGATGAAGGAGTTTTATAAAGATTTCCATCCTCATGTACAGGACGTTGCCAAAAATGCCGAAAGAGAAGTTGGAGAAAGAATTCTTGGGGAGGATCCTGAAAGCGGGAAGCCGGTTAGTGTAAGATTAGGAAAATTTGGACCAATGGTTCAAATCGGTAGCGTAGAAGATGAAGAGAAGCCAAGGTTTGCCAGCTTAAGTCCAGACCAGAATATGGAAACCCTAACTTATGAAGAAGCGATGGATCTATTTCAGCTTCCAAAGAAATTAGGCGAGTATAAAGGAGAGGCGGTAGAAGTAAACAATGGTAGATATGGTCCTTATGTGAGATTTGGGAAGAAATTCGTTTCACTAGAAAAAGGCGAAGATCCCCTGAATGTTGATTTTGAAAGAGCGATGGAGCTGGTTAAGGAGAAGGAAAAGGCAGATGCTCCAATTTATGAGTATAAAGAAATGCCTGTTCAGAAAGGTGTTGGGAGATTTGGTCCTTATTTGAAATGGAACAATATGTTCATTAATGTGAACAAGAAGTATGACTTTGATAATCTTTCAGACAATGATATTGAGCAGCTTATAGAAGATAAGCTCCAGAAAGAGCGTGATAAATTGATACAACACTGGGAAGAAGAAGGAATTCGGGTAGAAAAAGCCAGATGGGGAAGGTTCAATGTGATCAAAGGTAAAACTAAGGTTGAGTTGCCTAAAACTACAAAAGCAGATGAATTGACGCTGGAGGAGGTAAAAGAAATTATTGAGAAGAATACTAAGAAAAAGAAGCCTGCTAAAAAGAAAAGTACGGCTAAAAAAAGTACTTCAAAAAAGACCACAAAAAAAACTACCA